A single Dunckerocampus dactyliophorus isolate RoL2022-P2 chromosome 2, RoL_Ddac_1.1, whole genome shotgun sequence DNA region contains:
- the gk5 gene encoding putative glycerol kinase 5, with the protein MGTPRNGMTKESFILSVDVGTTSIKCHVYDKRANIRGSSSTEVRPLYPKAGHVELDPDALWKGLISVVKGAVQDAGVQMRQMKALGISTQRATFTTWDRRTGVPFHNFITWQDQRAADLVRSWNKSCTMKAIHGVMKILYFLTRQKRLLSASLIIFSTQHVTFRLVWALRHYKQVAQAVAEGNCCFGTVDTWLLFKLTKGLTHATDYSNASATGIFDSYQMCWSEFLCSLVSLPLSIFPKVENTDHEFGFTDPSIFGVSIPIMSVMADQQAAMFGECCFNAGDVKITMGTGTFMDINTGSKPHTSLAGLYPVVGWKTGSELVYLAEGNAADTGTAIRWAQELDLFSDVEDTSTMAYSVSDSDGVCFVPSFSGLQAPLNDPKACASFMGLKLSTTKCHLVRAILESIAFRNKQLYDTMLRETNIPITKIRVDGGVSSNDFIMQLTADLFGRKVARCRHREMSCLGAAFVAGLAVGYWKTREELKKLQSADNVFCPKGLFGDSASSQYTLILQSWEGALRRSMNWYKKP; encoded by the exons ATGGGGACTCCGAGGAACGGCATGACGAAGGAAAGTTTTATTCTGTCTGTGGATGTCGGCACGACGTCAATTAAATGCCACGTGTATGACAAGAGGGCAAACATTCGTGGATCTTCCTCCACAGAG GTGCGTCCGCTGTATCCGAAGGCAGGGCATGTGGAGCTTGATCCAGATGCACTGTGGAAAGGCTTAATCTCTGTAGTGAAGGGGGCAGTGCAAG ATGCAGGAGTCCAAATGCGTCAGATGAAGGCGCTCGGCATCTCTACTCAGCGAGCCACCTTCACCACATGGGACAG GAGAACTGGTGTTCCTTTCCATAATTTTATCACCTGGCAGGACCAGAGAGCAGCAGACTTAGTGAGGTCCTGGAACAAATCTTGCACTATGAAA GCGATCCACGGTGTGATGAAGATTCTCTACTTCCTGACCAGGCAGAAGCGGTTACTTTCAGCAAGTCTGATTATCTTCTCCACTCAACATGTCACCTTCCGCCTTGTCTGGGCTCTGAGACACTACAAACAG GTTGCTCAAGCTGTGGCAGAAGGAAACTGCTGCTTTGGAACAGTTGACACCTGGCTCTTGTTTAAACTGACGAAAG GACTGACTCATGCCACAGACTACTCAAATGCAAGTGCAACGGGGATTTTTGACTCTTATCAG ATGTGTTGGAGTGAGTTTCTATGTTCTCTGGTCTCCCTGCCTCTCTCCATTTTCCCAAAAGTGGAAAATACAGA CCATGAATTTGGTTTCACAGACCCGTCCATATTTGGAGTATCCATTCCCATTATGTCAGTG ATGGCGGACCAACAGGCCGCCATGTTTGGAGAGTGCTGTTTCAATGCCGGTGATGTGAAGATCACCATGGGAACAGGAACCTTCATGGACATAAACACCGGCAGCAAACCTCACACGTCCTTGGCTG GTCTCTATCCAGTGGTGGGGTGGAAGACAGGCTCAGAGTTGGTCTATCTGGCTGAGGGCAACGCAGCAGATACTGGAACTGCCATTAGATGGGCCCAGGAACTGG ATCTCTTCTCTGACGTGGAGGATACAAGCACCATGGCTTACAGCGTCAGTGACTCAGATGGTGTGTGTTTCGTCCCGTCTTTCAGCGGCCTGCAG GCTCCTCTGAATGACCCCAAAGCTTGCGCTTCCTTCATGGGCCTCAAACTTTCCACCACCAAATGTCATCTGGTGCGTGCCATTCTGGAATCTATTGCGTTCAG AAACAAGCAGCTATATGATACGATGCTAAGAGAAACCAACATTCCCATTACCAAGATCAG GGTGGACGGCGGGGTTTCCTCTAATGACTTCATCATGCAGCTCACTGCAGACCTGTTTGGTAGGAAGGTAGCAAGATGCCGGCACCGTGAAATGTCCTGTCTGGGGGCTGCTTTTGTAGCCGGGCTTGCCGTGG GCTACTGGAAAACCCGGGAAGAGCTGAAGAAGCTGCAGAGCGCAGACAATGTGTTTTGTCCCAAAGGACTCTTCGGTGACAGTGCTAGTTCCCAGTACACACTCATCCTCCAGAGCTGGGAAGGGGCCCTCCGGCGCTCCATGAACTGGTACAAGAAGCCTTGA
- the atp1b3a gene encoding sodium/potassium-transporting ATPase subunit beta-3a, with protein MASTEDKPANKENASSWKDSFYNPRTGEVLGRTASSWALILLFYLVFYCFLAGMFALTMWVMLLTLDEHVPRYRDRVRYPGLVILPNSLDIAFNRSDAGKYADYVKNLEAFLQKGYNDTEQEKNLDCPVGQHFLQDNTEEMEKKVCRFKRGYLSLCSGLSDTNFGYSEGKPCVLLKLNRIIGLKPEGNPYINCTVKKENPVQMQYFPRNGRIDKMYFPYYGKKAHVNYVQPLVAVKLLLTKEDYNKELTVECRVEGCDLCNNDERDKFLGRVTFRIKVTE; from the exons ATGGCGAGCACTGAGGATAAACCGGCCAACAAGGAGAATGCATCCAGCTGGAAGGACTCCTTCTACAACCCGAGGACCGGCGAGGTGCTGGGTCGTACAGCCAGCAGCTGGG CCCTCATCTTGTTGTTCTATTTGGTGTTCTACTGTTTCCTGGCGGGCATGTTCGCCCTGACCATGTGGGTGATGCTGCTCACGCTGGATGAGCATGTGCCCAGGTACAGAGACCGCGTTCGTTATCCAG GGTTGGTGATCCTTCCGAACTCGCTGGACATCGCTTTCAACAGATCCGACGCCGGGAAGTATGCAGACTACGTGAAAAACCTGGAGGCCTTCCTGCAAA AGGGTTACAATGACACCGAGCAGGAGAAGAATCTAGACTGCCCTGTAGGCCAGCACTTCCTGCAGGACAACACCGAGGAAATGGAAAAGAAAGTGTGCCGCTTCAAGAGGGGCTACCTGAGTCTCTGCTCCGGCCTGTCTGACACCAACTTTGGTTACTCTGAGGGGAAACCATGTGTGCTGCTAAAACTAAACAGG ATCATCGGTCTGAAGCCTGAGGGGAATCCTTACATCAACTGCACCGTCAAA AAAGAAAACCCTGTTCAGATGCAGTATTTCCCCAGAAACGGACGCATTGACAAGATGTACTTCCCTTATTATGGAAAGAAAGCCCAT GTGAACTACGTGCAGCCCCTGGTTGCCGTCAAGCTGCTGCTCACCAAGGAGGACTACAACAAGGAGCTGACAGTGGAGTGCAGGGTAGAGGGCTGCGACCTGTGCAACAACGACGAGAGGGATAAGTTCCTGGGTCGTGTCACCTTCAGGATCAAGGTGACGGAGTAA